A genomic region of Caenorhabditis elegans chromosome V contains the following coding sequences:
- the atg-9 gene encoding Autophagy-related protein 9 (Confirmed by transcript evidence): MFNSQSKRAYQQIDDDFDDEVLRNSTCTSRFMQGWGSSTRSLLFGGASNDEQRNLIASSSSHHSYHDSPAEEPPETHYEQFTATHNHGPPTMASSSQLNSRRWDHVLNLDEFFTHIYEYHQNGGYLCIVLQKVFSLLQFIFVMSFTTFFTQCVNYQFLFANTNVTSHGTVNQGKRHFGDAVVDNCPAHISIWMIFAILAAIVYWITRVIKHAQYIMKMSEIQQFYAHELKIADDQLPNLTWHAIVKRICEAQKKLRLSIHQDNITSIYIYHRILRYKNYMTGMINKRILHPVFDVPFLGPIAYLPNNLKHEIERILFTSSTSAWTNGPNLREEYKHHEQLDMAAKKMKEDCKFYGFLSLVLMPLLLPFQIMESFFSLTELIKRRPDGLGMRRYSNFGRYLLRHFNELDHELSARLNRSHIYAAAYMDQFFSPVLEIAAKNITFIAAAVFGVLTILSAWDEDVLQVEHVITVLTICGIVVLVCRGMIPDENLVWQPEILMTHVTSELHYLPSTWKGKAHTTGVRHEFDQLFQMKWMFFVLELTSPIFTPFVLLFWLRPRCSQLANFFHDYTERVDGLGDVCSFAVMDVGKHGDPKWNHIKELKAIVEDQEDQQQAQSVVTSLNRARDGKTELSILHFKTTNPEWQPPKASEKFLRKFRNRLGQEASMLAPLTSMHLGQQMDRQQQQDQILPPRNILLESVHSIVPTTSGGISASQVAPGRHPLIGDGLHRIDGPVGNAFQGIQGAKLGSGGVLASLYQEQPRAAESLSNSLRASGVDIDGAGAEMRINALFLRGLHDESIIHSSSRNYGGTTSSFNMHPTAMQSVFAMPDGFGQPAPAVESSLIDIETPTYHRESVQRSAAEHKMEHETPEPLAELPDLPGPSSSEHQQRSRLVPNTQHRQINEEEEEEEEEDNTPPLSFSS; encoded by the exons ATGTTCAACTCACAGTCAAAACGGGCATatcag caaatcgacGACGATTTTGATGATGAAGTGCTGCGTAACAGTACGTGTACGTCACGATTTATGCAAGGATGGGGCTCATCCACAAGGTCACTGCTTTTTGGAGGCGCTTCCAATGATGAACAGAggaattt aatcgcCAGCTCCTCGTCCCATCACTCGTATCACGATTCACCTGCCGAGGAGCCACCG GAAACTCACTACGAACAATTCACGGCCACCCACAATCATGGTCCGCCAACAATGGCTTCATCGTCACAGCTAAACTCTCGACGATGGGACCACGTACTGAATTTAGACGAATTTTTCACGCATATCTACGAATATCATCAGAATGGCGGTTATTTGTGCATTGTTTTGCAGAAAGTGTTCAGTTTATTACAATTTATATTTGTTATG agtttTACTACATTCTTCACTCAATGCGTCAACTATCAATTCCTATTCGCCAACACAAACGTGACAAGTCACGGCACTGTAAATCAGGGAAAACGGCATTTCGGAGACGCTGTCGTCGATAATTGCCCGGCACACATTAGTATTTGGATGATTTTCGCGATTCTCGCCGCCATCGTCTACTGGATCACTCGGGTCATCAAACACGCTCAGTACATTATGAAAATGTCGGAAATTCAGCAATTTTATGCTCAcgagctgaaaattgccgacGATCAGCTGCCCAATTTGACGTGGCACGCGATTGTGAAGAGGATTTGTGAGGCGCAGAAAAAACTACGGTTGAGCATTCATCAGGATAATATTACGTCGATTTATATTTATCATCGCATTCTTCGTTATAAGAATTATATGACTGGAATGATTAATAAG cgaatccTTCACCCAGTCTTCGATGTTCCTTTCCTCGGACCAATCGCCTATCTTCCCAACAATCTAAAACACGAAATCGAGCGAATTCTGTTCACAAGTTCCACGTCAGCATGGACGAATGGTCCGAAcctccgagaggagtacaaaCATCACGAGCAACTCGATATGGCAGCCAAGAAAATGAAGGAAGat tgcaaattcTACGGATTTCTGTCGCTCGTCCTGATGCCTCTACTGCTCCCATTCCAGATTATGGAATCGTTCTTCTCACTGACGGAGCTCATAAAAAGACGACCAGATGGGCTTGGAATGAGAAGATACAGTAATTTTGGAAG ataccTCCTGCGTCACTTCAACGAGCTTGACCACGAACTCTCGGCTCGCCTGAATCGTTCACACATTTACGCGGCAGCCTACATGGATCAATTCTTCTCCCCAGTCCTGGAAATCGCCGCCAAAAATATCACATTCATCGCCGCCGCCGTCTTCGGAGTGCTGACAATTCTGTCTGCGTGGGATGAGGATGTTCTCCAGGTGGAACACGTCATCACCGTTCTCACGATCTGCGGAATCGTGGTTCTCGTGTGTCGTGGAATGATTCCCGACGAGAATCTCGTCTGGCAACCCGAGATCCTCATGACCCACGTCACTTCGGAGCTTCACTACCTGCCGTCCACGTGGAAGGGAAAGGCACATACGACAGGCGTCAGGCACGAATTCGATCAGCTTTTCCAGATGAAATGGATGTTTTTTGTGCTGGAACTGACGTCGCCGATCTTTACACCATTCGTTCTGCTGTTCTGGTTGAGACCCAGGTGCTCACAGCTCGCGAATTTCTTCCATGACTATACGGAACGAGTCGATGGGCTCGGCGATGTGTGTAGCTTCGCTGTGATGGATGTTGGAAAGCATGGTGATCCGAAGTGGAATCATATTAAAGAGCTCAAAGCGATCGTTGAGGATCAGGAGGATCAGCAGCAGGCCCAGTCGGTGGTGACATCATTGAATCGGGCTCGCGATGGAAAAACGGAGCTATCGATTCTCCATTTCAAGACTACCAATCCCGAATGGCAGCCGCCTAAGGCGTCGgagaaatttttgaggaaatttaggAATCGGTTGGGGCAGGAGGCTTCCATGCTCGCACCGCTGACCTCAATGCATCTCGGGCAGCAAATGGATCGGCAGCAGCAGCAGg atcaaATCCTGCCACCGCGCAACATTCTCCTCGAATCCGTACACTCGATTGTCCCAACAACTTCCGGCGGAATTTCAGCTTCCCAGGTCGCACCGGGCCGCCATCCACTCATCGGAGACGGCCTTCACCGTATCGACGGGCCCGTTGGAAACGCGTTCCAGGGAATTCAGGGAGCCAAGCTGGGCAGCGGTGGTGTGCTCGCCAGCCTCTACCAGGAGCAGCCACGTGCCGCCGAGTCGCTGAGCAACAGTTTGAGAGCTAGTG GAGTTGATATCGATGGAGCCGGAGCCGAAATGCGCATCAACGCCTTGTTCCTGAGAGGTCTTCACGATGAGAGTATTAT ccacaGCTCATCCCGAAACTACGGCGGCACGACGTCAAGCTTCAACATGCACCCGACCGCTATGCAAAGCGTTTTCGCGATGCCCGACGGCTTTGGCCAGCCGGCTCCCGCCGTAGAATCATCCCTTATCGACATTGAAACACCCACCTATCACAGGGAATCAGTGCAGAGATCGGCGGCGGAGCACAAGATGGAGCACGAGACTCCCGAGCCACTGGCCGAGCTTCCGGATCTTCCGGGACCGTCATCGTCGGAGCATCAGCAGAGATCCCGACTCGTTCCGAACACCCAGCATCGGCAGATTAATGAGgaggaagaagaggaagaggaGGAGGACAATACGCCACCGCTTAGCTTTAGCTcttag
- the T22H9.1 gene encoding rRNA biogenesis protein RRP36 (Confirmed by transcript evidence) gives MKKKLKSKKVKGDPVKGTSTEYDQLANSDEDNDVMDVSDMLPEPEDEVESEIPLVNTGRKATGKEKNPAEKKSRKFNALGEFEDVEEDAEAAPAPPAPKKPKNQNVEEEGSEDELERSEGSEGSEEEEDDEDERLKFREEISKMPLGKVKEMKEKLGIKLFNKTYFGTSEADKKRADEKKKAAEKADKGQHRPREMSSKRPVSAFRNIYGGHEQEKKKKKWDPRFDARAGDFKEVCFENNYQFLDEIRTGEMQDLRNEYNTARAEGDEKKAERLKNTLHKMETREKTRAEKRRHAETRKELHDDNIERMLRGEAPIFRTKAQVRRIDAEKKYEELKKDNKLDKYLQRKAKKESAKQKKARPFEGYGFQN, from the exons atgaagaagaaattg aaatccaaaaaagtgaAGGGAGACCCTGTCAAAGGCACATCAACCGAGTACGATCAGCTAGCGAATTCTGACGAGGACAATGACGTCATGGATGTTTCAGATATGCTCCCGGAGCCAGAAGACGAGGTGGAATCGGAg attccacTAGTCAATACTGGAAGGAAAGCGAcgggaaaagaaaaaaatccggcagaaaaaaaatcgagaaaattcaatgCTCTGGGAGAGTTTGAGGATGTTGAGGAAGATGCTGAAGCTGCTCCAGCACCACCGGCTCctaaaaaaccgaaaaatcaaaacgttGAAGAAGAAGGATCGGAGGACGAGCTGGAAAGATCGGAAGGATCGGAAGGATCGGAGGAAGAGGAAGACGACGAGGATGAGCGGCTGAAGTTCCGTGAAGAAATCTCGAAAATGCCGTTGGGCAAGGTGAAAGAGATGAAGGAGAAGCTCGGCATTAAGCTCTTCAACAAGACCTATTTCGGAACGTCGGAAGCCGACAAAAAACGGGCCGACGAGAAGAAGAAGGCCGCCGAGAAGGCCGACAAGGGCCAACATCGGCCGAGGGAAATGTCGTCGAAACGGCCCGTTTCGGCGTTTAGGAATATTTATGGAGGACACGAgcaggagaagaagaagaa aaaatgggATCCCCGATTCGACGCAAGAGCCGGCGACTTCAAGGAAGTCTGCTTCGAGAACAACTATCAGTTCCTCGACGAAATCCGTACCGGCGAGATGCAGGACCTGCGTAACGAGTACAATACAGCACGGGCGGAAGGCGACGAGAAAAAAGCGGAGAGACTGAAAAAT acacttcACAAAATGGAGACTCGGGAGAAGACGCGAGCCGAGAAGCGACGACACGCGGAAACACGAAAAGAACTGCACGATGACAATATCGAACGAATGCTGCGCGGAGAGGCGCCGATCTTCAGGACGAAGGCACAAGTTCGCCGAATCGATGCCGAGAAGAAGTACGAGGAGCTGAAGAAGGACAACAAGCTGGACAAGTATTTGCAGAGAAAAGCGAAGAAAGAGTCGGCGAAGCAGAAGAAGGCCCGTCCGTTTGAAGGATATGGATTCCAGAattaa
- the wago-10 gene encoding PAZ domain-containing protein (Confirmed by transcript evidence) has translation MPTTVQNPSPTGFLPQIPFRIPKRTRRSSEVDVPATKRPAPPLTSSTSLPTRDSFSIIETRDVQLNMFALNISGMPRKIQRFHVDTLIKGKNGKIFNVNHGVLANSGDINSHNKRLAQHALMQKFHKKRRELFGQHDYHILAYDCANTLYLPDGVYLGRNEEECTFKSDDFSPEQWNITSKLSRKKDYTYVMKIRPSGFIYTSGEEASEVANRMELTRCVEIVTSQKLNNSDYCQFGNDTFSFRAQPVSEPDATSEIRSGFAKVSRIVEGRNGKNEMLMAIDTKASPFYKSTSVLNFVCGKYLEKRGSSRNDYRGRGDYNRKKTGGGSTDAPDHQDVAEVERSLEYRENRQQIEEALKGLLVSAAHLKNSTNLIMISRVAETNSETTKFMTNNGEREISVADHYLEAYNYRLKYPKMPLVVSKRFRDECFYPMELLQVAPGQRIKDHKMSAAVQMAMKGQKSTLPQKHVDLVKHVLSRNLKLDRNLYMDAFGIKLESAELVKLQSKILPPPQIKFKDEVYMPKMGNPVFRTNGRFVDPADINAVAIVVFDRAIDMRQAENFCDRLSCYCRENGITVKKSSRDWPIREINSEDSVAIKNAMEKWFSKGVNILVAIAKEKKPDVHDVLKYYEASVGLQTIQVCKQTVDMMLSSGGRQTADNVMRKFNLKCGGTNFFVQIPRSVNGRTVCADAHLLNEKLFERVQFIGFDISHGASRTLFDRSTGKMDGEVSIVGVSYSLSHSTHLGGFAYMQTQKEYKLQKLDEVFPKCVDSYRNHTGRLPSKIVIYRIGAGEGDFKRVKEEVDKIRGTFNRIQPDYRPQLVVIIAQRDSHVRVFPAHITGSKAGQQNVTSGTCVDSVITSLGHQEFILSSQMPLLGTVRPCKYTILTNDPNWTKTEITHLTYFRAFGHQVSYQPPSFPDVLYAAENLAKRGRNNYKVHQRFVNLQAVERSVIAENSDLVSEEMREQLAAAIVDEMSAAINGMTISKRNFWA, from the exons ATGCCGACTACCGTCCAAAATCCGTCCCCAACTGGATTTCTTCCGCAGATCCCATTCAGAATACCTAAAAGGACTCGCCGCAGCTCTGAAGTTGATGTCCCTGCAACGAAAAGACCCG ctccaCCGCTCACCTCTTCAACATCTCTTCCCACTCGCGACTCTTTTTCGATCATCGAAACCAGGGATGTTCAGCTCAACATGTTCGCCTTAAACATTTCCGGGATGCCACGCAAGATTCAACGTTTCCACGTGGATACTCTGATTAAGGGAAAAAACGGAAAGATTTTCAACGTGAATCATggagttttggcaaattctgGAGA tataaaCTCTCACAACAAACGTCTCGCCCAGCATGCATTGATGCAGAAGTTCCACAAAAAACGCCGAGAGCTTTTTGGCCAACACGACTATCACATCCTTGCCTACGACTGTGCGAACACCCTGTACCTCCCCGATGGTGTCTACCTGGGCCGAAATGAGGAAGAATGCACGTTCAAGTCCGATGATTTTTCACCAGAACAGTGGAATATCACTTCAAAATTGTCTCGCAAAAAAGATTACACGTATGTTATGAAAATTCGGCCATCCGGATTCATTTACACCAGTGGTGAGGAAGCATCGGAGGTGGCAAATCGCATGGAATTAACTCGCTGCGTTGAGATCGTCACTTCCCAGAAGCTCAACAACTCTGATTACTGTCAATTTGGAAATGACACATTCTCTTTCCGTGCTCAACCAGTCTCCGAACCAGATGCCACTTCAGAAATCCGATCAGGATTCGCCAAGGTCTCCCGTATCGTTGAAGGTCGCAACGGGAAGAATGAGATGCTCATGGCAATTGACACAAAAGCCTCTCCGTTCTATAAAAGCACCAGTGTCCTGAATTTTGTGTGCGGAAAATATCTGGAGAAGAGGGGAAGCTCACGCAATGACTATCGAGGCAGAGGTGACTACAATCGGAAGAAGACCGGAGGAGGATCCACTGATGCTCCGGATCATCAGGATGTTGCAGAAGTTGAGAGATCACTGGAGTACCGCGAGAACAGACAGCAGATCGAAGAAGCTCTTAAGGGATTGCTGGTGTCAGCGGCTCATTTGAAGAATTCCACCAATTTGATTATGATCTCAAGAGTAGCTGAGACAAATTCTGAAAC CACCAAGTTCATGACGAACAATGGAGAACGCGAAATTTCCGTCGCCGATCACTATCTTGAAGCCTACAACTACCGACTCAAGTACCCAAAAATGCCACTGGTGGTCTCGAAACGATTCAGAGACGAATGCTTTTATCCAATGGAATTGCTGCAAGTTGCTCCGGGACAGCGCATCAAAGATCACAAGATGAGTGCGGCGGTGCAGATGGCAATGAAAGGACAGAAGTCGACGCTTCCCCAGAAACACGTGGATCTTGTCAAGCACGTTCTCTCCCGTAATCTGAAACTGGATAGAAATCTCTATATGGACGCGTTTGGAATCAAGCTGGAGTCCGCGGAGCTGGTGAAGCTGCAGTCCAAGATTCTTCCGCCACCACAGATAAAGTTCAAGGACGAGGTGTACATGCCGAAGATGGGCAACCCGGTCTTCCGTACGAATGGTCGTTTTGTGGATCCGGCTGATATCAATGCAGTAGCCATTGTCGTCTTTGATAGGGCAATTGACATGAGACAAGCAGA gaatttctgCGATCGTCTGAGCTGTTACTGTCGTGAGAATGGAATCaccgtcaaaaaatcttcgaGAGACTGGCCGATCCGCGAGATTAACAGCGAGGACAGCGTCGCAATCAAGAATGCAATGGAAAAGTGGTTCAGCAAAGGAGTGAATATTCTGGTTGCAATTGCCAAAGAGAAGAAGCCCGATGTTCACGATGTCTTGAAGTATTATGAGGCTTCCGTCGGCTTGCAGACTATTCAGGTTTGCAAGCAGACCGTCGATATGATGCTGAGCTCCGGAGGCCGTCAAACTGCGGATAACGTTATGAGAAAGTTCAATTTAAAGTGTGGAGGAACGAATTTCTTTGTCCAAATTCCAAGATCTGTCAATGGAAGGACTGTCTGTGCGGATGCTCACTTGCTCAATGAGAAGCTCTTCGAACGTGTCCAGTTCATCGGATTCGATATCTCACATGGAGCTTCTCGTACGCTTTTCGACCGTAGCACGGGGAAAATGGATGGGGAAGTTTCGATCGTTGGCGTCTCCTACTCCTTGTCTCACTCGACACATCTCGGAGGCTTCGCCTACATGCAGACTCAGAAAGAATACAAACTGCAGAAGCTCGACGAGGTATTCCCGAAATGTGTTGATTCGTATCGAAATCATACTGGCCGACTTCCTTCAAAAATCGTCATCTATCGAATCGGAGCTGGAGAGGGAGACTTCAAGCGAGTCAAGGAAGAAGTCGATAAGATTCGAGGAACCTTTAATAGGATCCAGCCCGACTATCGTCCGCAGCTCGTCGTCATCATTGCTCAGAGAGATTCTCACGTTCGGGTCTTTCCGGCACACATAACTGGGTCAAAAGCTGGACAGCAAAATGTGACGTCTGGAACTTGTGTGGATAGTGTGATCACTTCGTTGGGCCATCAGGAGTTCATTTTGTCCTCGCAGATGCCGCTATTG ggAACCGTCCGTCCTTGCAAGTACACAATTCTCACCAATGACCCCAACTGGACCAAGACTGAGATCACACATCTCACTTATTTCCGAGCTTTTGGCCATCAAGTATCCTATCAGCCACCATCGTTCCCTGATGTGCTCTACGCCGCTGAGAATCTCGCCAAGAGAGGAAGAAACAACTACAAAGTTCATCA ACGATTCGTTAATTTGCAAGCTGTCGAGCGTAGTGTGATTGCGGAGAATTCGGATCTTGTTAGCGAGGAGATGCGCGAGCAACTCGCCGCTGCAATTGTCGATGAAATGTCCGCTGCGATCAATGGAATGACCATCTCGAAAAGGAACTTTTGGGCTTGA
- the atg-9 gene encoding Autophagy-related protein 9 (Confirmed by transcript evidence), giving the protein MRINALFLRGLHDESIIHSSSRNYGGTTSSFNMHPTAMQSVFAMPDGFGQPAPAVESSLIDIETPTYHRESVQRSAAEHKMEHETPEPLAELPDLPGPSSSEHQQRSRLVPNTQHRQINEEEEEEEEEDNTPPLSFSS; this is encoded by the exons ATGCGCATCAACGCCTTGTTCCTGAGAGGTCTTCACGATGAGAGTATTAT ccacaGCTCATCCCGAAACTACGGCGGCACGACGTCAAGCTTCAACATGCACCCGACCGCTATGCAAAGCGTTTTCGCGATGCCCGACGGCTTTGGCCAGCCGGCTCCCGCCGTAGAATCATCCCTTATCGACATTGAAACACCCACCTATCACAGGGAATCAGTGCAGAGATCGGCGGCGGAGCACAAGATGGAGCACGAGACTCCCGAGCCACTGGCCGAGCTTCCGGATCTTCCGGGACCGTCATCGTCGGAGCATCAGCAGAGATCCCGACTCGTTCCGAACACCCAGCATCGGCAGATTAATGAGgaggaagaagaggaagaggaGGAGGACAATACGCCACCGCTTAGCTTTAGCTcttag
- the T22H9.1 gene encoding rRNA biogenesis protein RRP36 (Confirmed by transcript evidence), translating to MPFTEEGKYQTFPSKSAPISGNKFQKMATIHKEQEKSGKFYENQRKIHFGGTPRIQYREGGKFYKPPRNEQDPEKSGKFAGKTGKKLEMKKKLKSKKVKGDPVKGTSTEYDQLANSDEDNDVMDVSDMLPEPEDEVESEIPLVNTGRKATGKEKNPAEKKSRKFNALGEFEDVEEDAEAAPAPPAPKKPKNQNVEEEGSEDELERSEGSEGSEEEEDDEDERLKFREEISKMPLGKVKEMKEKLGIKLFNKTYFGTSEADKKRADEKKKAAEKADKGQHRPREMSSKRPVSAFRNIYGGHEQEKKKKKWDPRFDARAGDFKEVCFENNYQFLDEIRTGEMQDLRNEYNTARAEGDEKKAERLKNTLHKMETREKTRAEKRRHAETRKELHDDNIERMLRGEAPIFRTKAQVRRIDAEKKYEELKKDNKLDKYLQRKAKKESAKQKKARPFEGYGFQN from the exons atgcCGTTCACCGAGGAGGGCAAATATCAGACGTTTCCGTCGAAATCGGCGCCgatttctggaaataaatttcagaaaatg gCAACAATTCACAAGGAGcaagaaaaatcgggaaaattctacGAAAATCAGCGAAAAATCCATTTTGGCGGAACGCCTCGAATCCAGTATCGAGAGGGCGGAAAATTCTATAAACCGCCGCGAAATGAGCAGGATCcggaaaaatctggaaaatttgccggaaaaactgggaaaaagttggagatgaagaagaaattg aaatccaaaaaagtgaAGGGAGACCCTGTCAAAGGCACATCAACCGAGTACGATCAGCTAGCGAATTCTGACGAGGACAATGACGTCATGGATGTTTCAGATATGCTCCCGGAGCCAGAAGACGAGGTGGAATCGGAg attccacTAGTCAATACTGGAAGGAAAGCGAcgggaaaagaaaaaaatccggcagaaaaaaaatcgagaaaattcaatgCTCTGGGAGAGTTTGAGGATGTTGAGGAAGATGCTGAAGCTGCTCCAGCACCACCGGCTCctaaaaaaccgaaaaatcaaaacgttGAAGAAGAAGGATCGGAGGACGAGCTGGAAAGATCGGAAGGATCGGAAGGATCGGAGGAAGAGGAAGACGACGAGGATGAGCGGCTGAAGTTCCGTGAAGAAATCTCGAAAATGCCGTTGGGCAAGGTGAAAGAGATGAAGGAGAAGCTCGGCATTAAGCTCTTCAACAAGACCTATTTCGGAACGTCGGAAGCCGACAAAAAACGGGCCGACGAGAAGAAGAAGGCCGCCGAGAAGGCCGACAAGGGCCAACATCGGCCGAGGGAAATGTCGTCGAAACGGCCCGTTTCGGCGTTTAGGAATATTTATGGAGGACACGAgcaggagaagaagaagaa aaaatgggATCCCCGATTCGACGCAAGAGCCGGCGACTTCAAGGAAGTCTGCTTCGAGAACAACTATCAGTTCCTCGACGAAATCCGTACCGGCGAGATGCAGGACCTGCGTAACGAGTACAATACAGCACGGGCGGAAGGCGACGAGAAAAAAGCGGAGAGACTGAAAAAT acacttcACAAAATGGAGACTCGGGAGAAGACGCGAGCCGAGAAGCGACGACACGCGGAAACACGAAAAGAACTGCACGATGACAATATCGAACGAATGCTGCGCGGAGAGGCGCCGATCTTCAGGACGAAGGCACAAGTTCGCCGAATCGATGCCGAGAAGAAGTACGAGGAGCTGAAGAAGGACAACAAGCTGGACAAGTATTTGCAGAGAAAAGCGAAGAAAGAGTCGGCGAAGCAGAAGAAGGCCCGTCCGTTTGAAGGATATGGATTCCAGAattaa